The following proteins are encoded in a genomic region of Falsibacillus pallidus:
- a CDS encoding MFS transporter: MSKKFRWTGEVELTKDLTLLILIGGIYSLSISLSNTFVNIYLWKQTGEFVDLGIYNLSIVIFQPLTFILAGRWAKKIDRVIVLRIGVIFLAIFYIVVLLVGEHAAHYLFVLGALLGVGYGFYWLAFNVLTFEITEPETRDFFNGFLGTLTSAGGMIGPVLAGAIISRFISYKGYTIVFGISLFLFSLAVVLSFSLRRRPSEGKYLFKRILEERKYNKNWSLITSAHFFQGLREGTFLFIISVFVFITTKSEFALGTFGLINSGVSFIAYYAASRIIKKQYRKRAIMLGGLILYGAIFLIIFDVTYPRLLLYAGTIAIAYPMLLVPYISTTYDVIGRGWKAAEMRIEYIVVRELFLNGGRITSILMFIIAVTQFDEAKSIPILLAVLGAGHACIYLFIRRIHLDEPLPSPRT, from the coding sequence ATGAGTAAAAAATTTAGATGGACCGGTGAAGTGGAATTGACCAAGGATTTGACGCTGCTTATTTTGATAGGCGGCATTTACTCCTTGAGTATTTCTTTATCAAATACATTTGTGAATATATATTTGTGGAAGCAGACTGGAGAGTTTGTGGATTTAGGGATATATAATTTAAGCATCGTCATTTTTCAGCCCCTGACTTTTATCTTGGCGGGGAGATGGGCCAAGAAGATTGATCGGGTGATCGTACTGAGGATCGGAGTCATTTTTTTGGCCATATTTTACATCGTAGTGCTTTTGGTAGGCGAGCATGCGGCTCATTATTTATTTGTGCTTGGGGCCCTTTTAGGTGTTGGATATGGGTTTTACTGGCTTGCATTCAATGTCTTGACTTTTGAGATAACAGAACCGGAAACAAGGGATTTCTTTAATGGGTTTTTAGGGACATTGACTTCCGCTGGAGGGATGATCGGACCTGTACTCGCTGGGGCGATCATATCAAGGTTTATATCTTATAAGGGGTATACAATTGTTTTTGGCATATCCTTGTTTCTTTTTTCGCTGGCGGTGGTCTTGAGTTTTTCACTAAGAAGACGCCCATCAGAAGGTAAATACTTGTTCAAGAGAATCCTGGAAGAAAGAAAATACAATAAAAATTGGAGTTTGATTACGAGTGCCCACTTTTTCCAAGGACTGCGGGAAGGTACCTTCTTATTTATCATCTCAGTCTTTGTTTTCATTACGACAAAAAGTGAATTTGCCCTTGGTACTTTTGGATTGATTAATTCCGGGGTTTCCTTCATTGCTTATTATGCTGCATCCCGAATCATCAAAAAGCAATACAGGAAACGGGCAATTATGCTAGGCGGGCTGATCTTGTATGGAGCGATTTTCCTCATCATTTTCGATGTGACCTACCCAAGGCTTCTTTTATATGCAGGAACGATTGCGATTGCTTATCCGATGCTGCTCGTACCTTATATTTCAACTACTTACGACGTCATCGGCAGAGGGTGGAAAGCAGCTGAAATGCGGATCGAGTATATCGTAGTCAGGGAACTGTTTTTAAATGGAGGAAGAATTACATCCATTTTAATGTTCATTATTGCTGTCACGCAATTTGATGAAGCAAAGAGCATCCCGATTCTCCTTGCCGTTCTTGGGGCGGGGCATGCTTGCATCTATTTGTTTATAAGGAGAATTCATCTTGATGAACCACTTCCTTCTCCCAGGACTTAA